The following are encoded in a window of Thermoplasmatales archaeon genomic DNA:
- the thpR gene encoding RNA 2',3'-cyclic phosphodiesterase — protein MRIFIACSIERFSDIQDLYSYLKEFESVRTVNTPELHLTFRFFGELNEEETSRLLTEFRKLKLKQFILRISGLGCFPEAKKARILYMNVDAVEEILLDYDLIARMNVGKWPEKRAFVPHITVARSKRPNNLENVLKRFDRIHLEKAIDHMSVYQSILTASGPVYKIMESVQLI, from the coding sequence ATGAGAATTTTCATCGCATGTTCCATAGAACGATTCAGCGATATACAAGATCTTTATTCTTATCTGAAAGAATTTGAAAGCGTTCGAACGGTAAACACACCGGAATTGCATTTGACCTTTCGCTTCTTCGGTGAATTGAACGAAGAAGAAACCTCAAGATTATTGACAGAATTTAGAAAACTTAAACTTAAACAATTTATCCTGAGAATTTCGGGCCTCGGATGTTTTCCCGAAGCAAAGAAGGCACGAATTCTGTACATGAACGTTGATGCCGTGGAAGAGATACTTTTAGATTATGATCTCATTGCGAGAATGAATGTTGGAAAATGGCCAGAAAAGAGAGCTTTTGTACCGCACATAACAGTAGCAAGATCAAAGAGGCCAAATAATTTAGAAAACGTTCTTAAAAGATTTGATAGGATACATTTGGAAAAGGCCATAGATCATATGTCTGTATACCAGAGCATACTCACCGCTTCCGGCCCGGTGTATAAAATAATGGAAAGTGTTCAGCTAATATAG
- a CDS encoding RlmE family RNA methyltransferase, whose amino-acid sequence MSEHRDKYYYRAKKERFNSRAAYKLLEISRKFGIPREGDRVLEIGSSPGGWTQVITEITGQEVFCVDKNSMKKVPGAIFLRGDITRSEFRGELKETMGSHGLQTFDGILSDAMSETTGNTSIDHSSSYLICQSVLSLSEDFLKEHGYIVVKQFQGDLTKAFFSEWGKRFAFSKITTVSASRKGSKEIYMIFKDYRHQN is encoded by the coding sequence ATGAGTGAACACAGGGATAAGTATTACTATCGTGCAAAAAAGGAAAGATTCAACAGCAGAGCTGCCTATAAGCTTCTTGAAATTTCAAGAAAATTTGGTATACCCAGAGAAGGTGACCGTGTCCTCGAGATAGGTTCTTCTCCAGGTGGATGGACGCAAGTAATCACGGAGATCACGGGACAGGAAGTTTTCTGTGTCGATAAAAATAGCATGAAAAAGGTCCCTGGGGCGATATTCCTGAGAGGAGATATAACCCGGAGTGAATTTCGTGGCGAATTAAAGGAAACCATGGGTTCGCACGGTTTACAAACATTCGATGGCATACTTTCGGACGCCATGTCCGAAACAACGGGAAACACGAGCATAGATCATTCTTCTTCATACCTCATTTGTCAATCGGTCCTGTCGCTTTCTGAGGATTTTCTCAAGGAACATGGCTATATCGTGGTAAAGCAGTTTCAGGGTGACCTGACAAAGGCTTTTTTCTCGGAGTGGGGAAAGAGGTTCGCTTTTTCCAAGATCACCACCGTTTCCGCTTCAAGAAAAGGAAGCAAGGAGATATACATGATCTTTAAGGATTATCGACACCAGAATTGA
- the gcvH gene encoding glycine cleavage system protein GcvH, which produces MTKIPEELRYLKTHEWFRTDGDIVTVGISDFAQSQLTDVVFIDFPPKGVQKKAGEPLLSIESVKSAEDIFSPVDGEVVEVNKELSDSPERVNKDPYGSWLVKLRKTGKTADSMSAEEYRKFIGE; this is translated from the coding sequence ATGACCAAAATACCTGAAGAATTGAGGTATCTCAAGACGCATGAATGGTTTAGAACAGATGGCGATATTGTGACAGTGGGCATATCTGATTTTGCACAGTCTCAGCTTACGGATGTTGTCTTTATAGATTTTCCGCCAAAGGGCGTACAAAAGAAGGCTGGAGAGCCATTGCTTTCAATCGAATCTGTCAAGTCTGCAGAGGATATTTTTTCTCCTGTCGATGGCGAGGTAGTCGAGGTGAACAAAGAACTTTCTGACTCTCCCGAGAGAGTAAACAAAGATCCCTATGGCAGCTGGCTGGTAAAATTAAGGAAGACAGGAAAAACGGCAGATTCAATGTCCGCCGAAGAATATAGGAAATTCATAGGAGAATAA